CTTCACGATGCCACCGCCCACGCCCAGGATCGCGGACACCATCCCGGCGAATAGGCCCGCCGAGAGCCCCTCGTGGAGCCGGTGCACCCGGTACTGCACCTGGCGCATCGCGGCCTCGTCGAAATAGGAGCCGGCGATACCGCGGGGCGCTTCGGCCTCCGCGGCGACGGACGCGGCCGCCGCCGGCCGCACGATCGAGAACGCCGCGTACAGCAAGAGCGCGGAGAACAGCCCCGCCACGACCTCGCCGGACAGGTACCGGGCGACGAAGGCACCGGCGATGGCGCCCGAGCTCGTGCTGGTCTCCAGCAGAAGACCAAGGCGGATATTGGTGTAGCGATCGCGGACGTAGGCCACGGCGGCAGCGCTGGAGGTGGCGATGACGCTGACGACGCTGGCGGCGACGGCGACTCGCGGCTCCACGTGCATCACCGCGATCAGCGCCGGGACCAGGATGACGCCGCCGCCCAGGCCGAGCATGGCGCCGAAAATGCCGGCTCCGAAGGCCACGGCCACGATCTCGGCGAACTCCACGGGTGTCACGGGCGAGCCTCTGGTGGGGGTAGCCGAGAGTGTACCCGATTCGGGCCGCGCGGCCGGACCGGCGGCGGTAGTCCCGGGCTGCGGGACGCGCGCGGCGCGCCGGAGGCCCGGCTCCGGGCGATGCGAGGGGGCGGGCGCACTCGCCCCAACCGGGCTCGAAAAGGGGAACCACCGTGATGCTACCGCTCCTCCTCGTCGCCATGGCGCCTGATCTCGCCCCACCGCCGGTCGCTCCGGCCGTGCTCCCGACCGTCACGGTACGGTGGGAGGACGCCGGGCAGCGCGACGTCGTCGTGGTCGAGGGGGACCGGTACCGCTGCCGCGTGGCGACGCTCCCGGCCCGGGTGCTCTCGCTGGAGGTTGACGGGCACAACGTGCTCGGCCCCGGCGGCATGGTCCTCGCCGTCGTCGACGCCGAGGGCCGCCGACTGGAGCCCGCGCCGCCCGACGTGCGCCCGG
The window above is part of the Chthonomonadales bacterium genome. Proteins encoded here:
- a CDS encoding sulfite exporter TauE/SafE family protein yields the protein MTPVEFAEIVAVAFGAGIFGAMLGLGGGVILVPALIAVMHVEPRVAVAASVVSVIATSSAAAVAYVRDRYTNIRLGLLLETSTSSGAIAGAFVARYLSGEVVAGLFSALLLYAAFSIVRPAAAASVAAEAEAPRGIAGSYFDEAAMRQVQYRVHRLHEGLSAGLFAGMVSAILGVGGGIVKVPVMTTRMGVPIRVAIATSNFMIGITAVATAIPYYASGLVNPYLAAPCALGVLAGARTGVRLARRTRTRYMRGAFSLVLLYTSYTMARRAGVLP